A stretch of Mus caroli chromosome 5, CAROLI_EIJ_v1.1, whole genome shotgun sequence DNA encodes these proteins:
- the Rnf34 gene encoding E3 ubiquitin-protein ligase RNF34, whose product MKAGATSMWASCCGLLNEVMGTGAVRGQQAGFPGSTGPFRFTPSSDFPTYPPAATEGPNIVCKACGLSFSVFRKKHVCCDCKKDFCSLCSISQENLRRCSTCHLLQETAFQRPQLMRLKVKDLRQYLLLRNIPTDTCREKEDLVDLVLCHRGLGSGDDLDSSSLNSSRSQTSSFFTQSLFSNYTPPSATVSSFQGELMDRDGAFRSEVLAQVQSEIASANTDDDDDDDDDDDEDDDDEQEEEEENPGLSKKKARASLSDLSSLEEVEGMSVRQLKEILARNFVNYSGCCEKWELVEKVNRLYKENEENQKSYGERMQLQDEEDDSLCRICMDAVIDCVLLECGHMVTCTKCGKRMSECPICRQYVVRAVHVFKS is encoded by the exons GCGGGTGCTACTTCTATGTGGGCTTCATGCTGTGGGCTGCTGAATGAAGTCATGGGAACTGGAGCTGTCCGAGGCCAGCAGGCGGGATTTCCAGGAAGCACTGGCCCATTCAGATTTACACCGAGCTCTGacttccccacctacccaccagCAGCGACTGAAGGACCCAATATAGTCTGCAAAGCCTGTGGGCTTTCGTTTTCAGTCTTTAGAAAGAAG CATGTCTGCTGTGACTGCAAGAAGGATTTCTGCTCCCTCTGCTCAATCTCCCAAGAAAACCTCCGCAGATGTTCTACTTGTCACCTACTACAAGAGACGGCCTTCCAGCGCCCTCAGTTGATGCGACTAAAAGTGAAGGACCTGCGGCAGTATCTCCTCCTCAGAAACATACCAACCGACACTTGTCGTGAGAAGGAAGACTTGGTGGATCTAGTACTGTGCCACCGTGGACTAGGCTCAGGGGATGACCTGGACTCAAGTAGCCTGAACTCCTCAAGGTCCCAGACTTCTAGTTTTTTTACACAGTCCCTCTTTTCAAATTATACTCCTCCCTCTGCTACTGTGTCCTCCTTCCAGGGAGAGCTCATGGACAGAGATGGCGCCTTCAGATCAGAAGTCCTGGCACAG GTACAAAGTGAAATAGCTTCAGCAAACAcagatgatgatgacgacgatgatgatgatgacgacgaagATGATGACGatgaacaagaggaggaggaagag AACCCAGGGCTCtctaaaaagaaagcaagagctTCCCTGTCTGACCTCTCAAGCCTTGAAGAGGTAGAAGGGATGAGTGTGCGCCAGCTGAAGGAAATCCTGGCTCGGAATTTTGTCAACTATTCTGGCTGTTGTGAAAAATGGGAGCTGGTAGAGAAAGTCAACCGGCTGTacaaagagaatgaagaaaaccaaaagtcat atgGTGAGCGGATGCAACTTCAGGATGAGGAAGATGACAGCCTGTGCCGAATCTGCATGGATGCGGTCATTGACTGTGTCCTGCTGGAGTGCGGGCACATGGTCACCTGCACCAAGTGTGGCAAGCGCATGAGTGAGTGTCCCATCTGCAGGCAGTATGTGGTTCGAGCTGTGCATGTTTTTAAGTCATGA